A genomic region of Pseudomonas sp. RSB 5.4 contains the following coding sequences:
- the secB gene encoding protein-export chaperone SecB → MTDQQNTAASEEETAPQFSLQRIYVRDLSFEAPKSPAIFRQQWDPTVGLDLNTRQKELEGDFYEVVLTLSVTVKNGDEVAFIAEVQQAGIFLIKNLDAGSMSHTLGAFCPNILFPYARETLDSLVTRGSFPALMLAPVNFDALYAQELQRMQAAGETPTVQ, encoded by the coding sequence ATGACTGACCAACAGAACACTGCAGCCAGCGAAGAAGAAACCGCACCGCAATTCTCCTTGCAGCGCATCTACGTACGCGACCTGTCCTTCGAAGCCCCGAAAAGCCCGGCGATCTTCCGCCAGCAGTGGGACCCGACCGTCGGTCTGGATCTGAACACTCGCCAGAAAGAGCTGGAAGGCGATTTCTACGAAGTCGTGCTGACCTTGTCGGTTACCGTGAAAAACGGTGACGAAGTGGCCTTCATCGCTGAAGTGCAACAGGCCGGTATCTTCCTGATCAAGAACCTGGACGCGGGTTCGATGAGCCACACCCTGGGTGCGTTCTGCCCGAACATCCTGTTCCCGTACGCTCGCGAAACCCTGGACAGCCTGGTGACCCGTGGCTCGTTCCCGGCCCTGATGCTGGCTCCGGTGAACTTCGACGCCCTGTACGCGCAAGAGCTGCAGCGCATGCAGGCAGCGGGCGAGACGCCGACCGTACAATAA
- a CDS encoding tRNA (cytidine(34)-2'-O)-methyltransferase, producing MFHVILFQPEIPPNTGNVIRLCANSGCHLHLIEPLGFEMDDKRLRRAGLDYHEYATLQRHADLASCLESLGNPRLFAFTTKGSRPFHDAAFVPGDAFIFGPESRGLPPEVLDALPAEQRLRLPMREGCRSLNLSNTVAVAVYEAWRQNDFK from the coding sequence ATGTTTCACGTCATCCTTTTTCAACCAGAAATTCCGCCGAACACCGGCAACGTTATCAGGCTGTGCGCCAACAGCGGCTGCCACCTGCATTTGATCGAACCGCTGGGTTTCGAGATGGACGACAAGCGCTTGCGCCGGGCCGGTCTCGACTACCACGAATATGCCACGTTGCAGCGCCACGCCGACCTCGCCAGTTGCCTGGAAAGCCTCGGCAACCCGAGGCTGTTCGCCTTTACCACCAAAGGTTCGCGGCCGTTTCACGATGCCGCGTTCGTCCCGGGCGATGCGTTCATCTTCGGCCCGGAAAGCCGTGGCCTGCCGCCGGAAGTGCTGGACGCCCTGCCCGCCGAACAGCGCCTGCGCCTGCCGATGCGTGAAGGCTGCCGCAGCCTGAACCTGTCCAACACCGTGGCGGTGGCCGTGTACGAAGCGTGGCGGCAGAACGACTTCAAATAA
- the ntrC gene encoding nitrogen regulation protein NR(I), whose product MSRSETVWIVDDDRSIRWVLEKALQQEGMTTQSFDSADGVMSRLARQQPDVIISDIRMPGASGLDLLARIREQHPRLPVIIMTAHSDLDSAVASYQGGAFEYLPKPFDVDEAVSLVKRANQHAQEQQGLEVVPALTRTPEIIGEAPAMQEVFRAIGRLSHSNITVLINGESGTGKELVAHALHRHSPRAASPFIALNMAAIPKDLMESELFGHEKGAFTGAANLRRGRFEQADGGTLFLDEIGDMPADTQTRLLRVLADGEFYRVGGHVPVKVDVRIIAATHQNLETLVHAGKFREDLFHRLNVIRIHIPRLSDRREDIPTLAKHFLSRAAQELAVEPKLLKSETEEYLKNLPWGGNVRQLENTCRWITVMASGREVHISDLPPELLSLPQDSAPVTNWEQALRQWADQALARGQSSLLDSAVPAFERIMIETALKHTAGRRRDAAVLLGWGRNTLTRKIKELGMKVDGGDEDEGDEG is encoded by the coding sequence TCGTCGATGACGACCGTTCTATCCGTTGGGTTCTGGAAAAGGCCTTGCAGCAGGAAGGCATGACCACGCAGAGCTTCGACAGCGCCGATGGCGTGATGAGTCGTCTGGCCCGTCAGCAGCCTGATGTGATCATTTCCGACATCCGCATGCCGGGCGCCAGTGGCCTCGACCTGCTGGCGCGCATCCGCGAACAGCATCCACGGTTGCCGGTCATCATCATGACCGCTCACTCCGACCTGGACAGCGCCGTCGCCTCCTATCAGGGCGGCGCGTTCGAATACCTGCCCAAGCCTTTCGACGTGGACGAGGCGGTATCGCTGGTCAAACGTGCGAACCAGCACGCGCAGGAACAGCAAGGCCTGGAAGTGGTGCCGGCGCTGACCCGCACCCCGGAAATCATCGGCGAAGCACCGGCGATGCAGGAAGTGTTTCGCGCCATCGGCCGCTTGAGCCATTCCAACATCACCGTACTGATCAACGGCGAATCCGGCACCGGTAAAGAACTGGTGGCGCACGCCCTGCACCGCCACAGCCCGCGCGCGGCCTCGCCGTTCATCGCGCTGAACATGGCGGCGATCCCGAAAGACCTGATGGAATCCGAGCTGTTCGGCCACGAGAAAGGCGCGTTCACCGGCGCGGCCAACCTGCGGCGCGGGCGCTTCGAACAGGCTGACGGCGGCACGCTGTTCCTCGACGAAATCGGCGACATGCCGGCCGATACCCAGACCCGCTTGCTGCGGGTGCTGGCGGACGGTGAGTTCTATCGCGTCGGCGGCCATGTGCCGGTCAAGGTCGACGTGCGGATCATCGCCGCGACTCACCAGAATCTGGAAACCCTGGTCCACGCCGGGAAATTCCGTGAGGACTTGTTCCACCGCCTCAACGTGATCCGCATCCACATTCCACGCCTGTCGGACCGTCGCGAAGACATCCCGACCCTCGCCAAGCATTTCCTCAGCCGCGCTGCGCAAGAACTGGCGGTGGAGCCGAAGCTGCTGAAGAGCGAGACCGAGGAATACCTGAAAAACCTGCCGTGGGGCGGCAACGTGCGCCAGCTGGAGAACACCTGCCGCTGGATCACCGTGATGGCGTCCGGGCGCGAAGTGCACATCAGTGACCTGCCACCGGAACTGCTGAGCCTGCCGCAGGATTCGGCGCCGGTGACCAACTGGGAACAAGCGCTGCGCCAGTGGGCCGATCAGGCGTTGGCCCGCGGCCAGTCGAGCCTGCTCGACAGCGCAGTGCCGGCGTTCGAGCGGATCATGATCGAGACTGCACTGAAGCACACCGCCGGGCGTCGGCGCGATGCGGCGGTATTGCTTGGCTGGGGGCGCAACACCCTGACGCGCAAGATCAAGGAATTGGGGATGAAAGTGGATGGCGGGGACGAGGATGAGGGGGATGAGGGCTGA